The following are encoded together in the Phaseolus vulgaris cultivar G19833 chromosome 9, P. vulgaris v2.0, whole genome shotgun sequence genome:
- the LOC137821710 gene encoding uncharacterized protein — MDARISVNMSEDNKRSAAAEEGKTRFVGIPNAPNPTRTPPSCLRVLHPDHVAVGSPITKVPPPYSPPPPPSPKFWLDHDPSTLSHTHTKWANDPSFISDFSKMNLLDQTQANVDPCPYFNQTGTLPNPYDSCFNETGTLPYDHHVSNARLFNEQGTLSYHVNNAGLFNESETLPYHHHVNNVNMFNETGPLLPYHHHVNNVGLLDKGYTFDIPDDHVNHVYPHLVDQRRNQLHASGNYHIFRDRYMAPHSPRGFKNLVRLSPMTAMNSNASNPSHYYVAAKEKTEHPHFLPPRRVGGDPAAFRCDNSIILQGRDSRRCFEKGHSSSYRRGPTHDEFCVGGSVSKNFFPGGPSGQKIGEISLPMPLDYYSVPDSQCYIYNLAKDQNGCRFLQRKVDEGSFEDMCIVFEGIIGSVVELMVDSFGNYLVQKLLDVCTDFQRLQIVLMLTNRPGQLVRISLNTHGTRVVQKLIETLDSDDQISLVKSAIQPGFLDLIKDLNGNHVIQRCLQCFSCQDNQFIFDASVKFCIDIATHQHGCCVLQRCIYYSMGTNRERLISEVCKHGLLLAQDPFGNYVVQYIIETDTPIAVAKMLGQFEGNYVHLSTQKFSSHVVEKCLRNVADTRSRIVRELLSASHFERLLQDPYANYVIQSALTFTKGLLHVSLVDAIRNYKMLRTSPFCKRIFSGNFLRK; from the exons ATGGACGCACGCATCAGTGTCAACATGTCAGAGGACAACAAGAGAAGCGCAGCAGCAGAGGAAGGAAAAACCAGGTTTGTTGGGATTCCCAATGCACCCAATCCAACACGGACACCACCATCCTGTCTCCGCGTCCTTCACCCTGACCACGTGGCTGTTGGGTCCCCCATTACCAAGGTTCCTCCTCCATattcaccaccaccacctccctCTCCCAAATTCTGGTTAGACCATGACCCTTCCACTCTCTCTCACACCCACACCAAATGGGCCAATGATCCCTCATTCATATCAGATTTCTCCAAAATGAATCTCCTTGATCAAACCCAAGCCAATGTGGACCCCTGTCCTTATTTTAATCAAACAGGAACCCTTCCAAACCCTTATGATTCTTGTTTCAATGAAACTGGAACCCTCCCATACGATCACCATGTCAGCAATGCCCGCTTGTTCAATGAACAAGGAACCCTCTCCTATCATGTTAACAATGCGGGTTTGTTCAACGAGTCAGAGACTCTTCCTTATCACCACCATGTTAATAACGTTAACATGTTCAATGAAACCGGGCCTCTCCTCCCGTATCACCACCATGTTAACAACGTGGGGCTGTTAGATAAAGGTTACACCTTTGATATCCCAGATGATCACGTTAATCATGTGTATCCTCATCTCGTAGACCAGAGGAGGAATCAGCTACATGCCAGTGGCAATTATCACATTTTTCGTGATCGTTATATGGCTCCACACTCTCCCAGAGGCTTCAAAAACCTCGTCAGGTTATCCCCAATGACGGCTATGAATTCCAATGCTAGTAATCCTTCGCATTATTATGTTGCAGCGAAAGAGAAGACGGAACATCCTCACTTCCTGCCTCCGAGGAGAGTCGGGGGAGACCCTGCAGCTTTTAGGTGTGACAATAGCATTATCTTACAAGGGAGAGATTCAAGGCGCTGCTTTGAGAAGGGGCATAGTTCTTCTTATAGAAGGGGTCCTACCCATGACGAGTTTTGTGTGGGTGGTAGTGTTTCCAAGAACTTTTTTCCTGGGGGTCCTTCTGGTCAAAAGATTGGGGAAATCTCACTGCCCATGCCGCTGGATTATTATTCTGTTCCTGACTCTCAGTGTTACATTTACAACCTGGCAAAGGATCAGAACGGTTGTCGTTTCCTGCAGCGGAAGGTTGATGAGGGAAGCTTCGAAGATATGTGTATTGTATTTGAGGGAATCATTGGGAGTGTAGTTGAACTTATGGTGGACTCTTTCGGGAATTATCTTGTGCAGAAGTTGCTCGATGTTTGCACCGATTTCCAACGTCTGCAGATTGTGCTCATGTTGACCAATCGACCAGGCCAGCTCGTTAGAATCTCTTTGAATACTCACGG CACGCGTGTGGTGCAGAAGTTGATTGAGACCCTCGATTCCGATGATCAAATTTCACTGGTCAAGTCTGCCATTCAACCGGGTTTTCTTGATCTTATCAAGGATCTGAATGGAAATCACGTCATTCAACGCTGCTTGCAATGCTTCAGCTGTCAAGATAATCAG TTTATCTTTGATGCTTCTGTGAAGTTTTGTATTGACATAGCTACTCATCAGCATGGATGCTGTGTACTGCAACGCTGTATTTATTACTCTATGGGTACAAATCGAGAGAGGCTGATCTCAGAAGTATGCAAACATGGACTTCTCCTCGCCCAGGATCCATTTGG AAATTATGTTGTTCAATATATTATAGAGACTGATACTCCAATTGCCGTAGCCAAAATGCTTGGTCAGTTTGAAGGGAATTATGTACATTTGTCTACACAGAAATTCAGCAGTCATGTGGTCGAAAAATGTCTGAGAAATGTTGCAGATACCAGGTCCAGGATAGTTCGAGAATTGCTGTCTGCTTCTCATTTTGAACGGCTTTTGCAAGATCCATATGCCAATTATGTCATTCAATCTGCTCTCACCTTCACCAAG GGCCTTCTGCATGTTTCTTTGGTTGATGCAATTCGTAATTACAAAATGTTGCGCACCAGTCCATTTTGCAAGAGGATTTTCTCAGGAAATTTTCTGAGGAAGTGA
- the LOC137822098 gene encoding sugar transport protein 5-like, which translates to MAGGGFAVDTPNNGFAGKITLSVIISCIVAASSGLLFGYDIGISGGVTTMVPFLKKFFPEILRKAASSEVNMYCVYDSQVLTLFTSSLYLAGLITSLAASRVTMTLGRRNIILIGGTIFFVGGALNGGAENIPMLILGRILLGFGVGFTNQATPLYLSEIAPAKWRGAFNAGFQFFISVGVVAAGCINFGTAKHTWGWRVSLGLAVVPAAVMTMGALLITDTPSSLVERGKIDQARRALHKARGSSIDVEPELEELIRWSKIAKSVKQEPFKTMFERKYRPHLVMAFAIPFFQQMTGINIVAFYSPNLFQSVGLGHDAALLSAVILGAVNLASLLVSTGIVDRFGRRFLFITGGICMFLCQVAVSVLLAVATGVDGTKEISKSNAVLVLVLLCFYTAGFGWSWGPLSWLIPSEIFPLKIRSTGQSIAIAVQFIVVFILSQTFLSMLCHFKFGAFLFYGGWIVVMTIFVIFFLPETKGIPLESMYTIWGKHWFWRRFVEEEADQENLP; encoded by the exons ATGGCCGGAGGGGGCTTCGCTGTGGACACACCAAACAATGGTTTCGCTGGCAAGATCACGCTCTCAGTTATCATCAGTTGCATCGTTGCTGCATCCAGTGGACTCCTTTTTGGATATGACATCGGAATTTCAG GAGGTGTGACAACAATGGTACCATTTCTGAAAAAATTCTTTCCAGAGATACTGAGAAAGGCTGCTAGTTCGGAAGTAAATATGTATTGCGTTTACGACAGTCAAGTGTTGACGTTGTTTACGTCTTCTCTTTACCTTGCTGGGTTGATAACATCTCTTGCAGCTAGTCGGGTAACGATGACACTGGGACGGAGAAACATCATTCTGATAGGAGGTACCATCTTTTTCGTTGGTGGTGCCCTCAATGGAGGTGCTGAAAATATTCCCATGCTCATTTTAGGTCGTATCTTACTTGGATTTGGAGTTGGTTTTACTAATCAG GCAACGCCCTTGTACCTTTCTGAAATCGCTCCAGCAAAATGGCGAGGAGCTTTCAACGCAGGCTTCCAATTCTTCATATCAGTTGGAGTGGTCGCTGCAGGCTGCATAAACTTCGGAACCGCAAAACACACGTGGGGTTGGCGAGTCTCTCTTGGCCTGGCCGTGGTGCCTGCAGCAGTTATGACGATGGGTGCCTTGCTTATAACAGACACCCCAAGTAGCTTGGTTGAACGTGGCAAAATAGACCAAGCCAGAAGAGCCTTGCACAAAGCCAGAGGATCCTCCATCGATGTTGAACCCGAATTGGAAGAACTCATTAGGTGGTCAAAAATTGCAAAATCTGTGAAGCAGGAACCCTTCAAGACCATGTTTGAGAGGAAGTATCGACCCCACTTGGTCATGGCTTTTGCTATTcctttctttcaacaaatgaCAGGGATTAACATTGTGGCATTCTATTCTCCTAACCTCTTTCAATCAGTGGGTTTGGGACACGATGCCGCTTTACTTTCTGCCGTTATACTCGGAGCAGTCAACCTTGCTTCTCTCCTCGTCTCTACTGGTATTGTTGATCGGTTTGGGCGAAGGTTCTTGTTCATAACTGGTGGCATATGCATGTTTCTTTGCCAG GTTGCGGTGTCTGTTTTGCTAGCAGTGGCGACTGGTGTTGATGGTACAAAGGAAATATCGAAGAGTAATGCAGTTCTGGTGTTGGTGCTACTATGTTTCTACACTGCAGGTTTTGGTTGGTCGTGGGGTCCTCTCTCCTGGCTAATTCCAAGTGAAATTTTCCCCTTAAAAATCAGAAGCACAGGACAAAGCATAGCTATTGCCGTGCAGTTCATAGTCGTATTTATATTATCCCAGACATTCTTGTCAATGCTTTGCCACTTTAAGTTTGGTGCCTTCTTGTTCTATGGGGGTTGGATTGTAGTGATGACAATCtttgttatatttttcttgCCAGAGACAAAAGGGATTCCTTTGGAGTCCATGTACACCATATGGGGTAAACACTGGTTTTGGCGTCGGTTTGTGGAAGAAGAAGCTGACCAAGAAAATCTTCCTTGA
- the LOC137823067 gene encoding sugar transport protein 5-like gives MFKMAGGGFAVDSPNNGFAGKMTLSVIISCIVAASSGLLFGYDIGISGGVTTMVPFLKKFFPEILRKAASSEVNMYCVYDSQVLTLFTSSLYLAGLITSLAASRVTMTLGRRNIILIGGTIFFVGGALNGGAENIPMLILGRILLGFGVGFTNQATPLYLSEVAPPKWRGAFNAGFQFFLSLGVLAAGSVNYGTAKHTWGWRVSLGLAMVPAAVMTMGALLITDTPSSLVERGKIDQARRALHKARGSSIDVEPELEALIRLSKIANSVKQEPFKTMFERKYRPHLVIGFAIPFFHQMTGISIVGFYSPNLFRSVGFGHDAALLSAVILGAVNLTSLLISSSIVDRFGRRLLFITGGICMCLCQVAVSVLLAVATGVDGTKEISKSNAVLVLVLLCFYTAGYGWSWGPLAWLIPSEIFPLKLRSTGQSIAIAVKFIVVFILSQTFLSMLCHLKFGAFLFYAGWIAVMTIFIIFFLPETKGIPLESMYTIWGKHWFWRRFVKEEADQENLP, from the exons ATGTTCAAAATGGCCGGAGGGGGCTTCGCTGTGGACTCACCAAACAATGGTTTCGCTGGCAAGATGACGCTCTCAGTTATCATCAGTTGCATCGTTGCTGCATCCAGTGGACTCCTTTTTGGATATGACATCGGAATTTCAG GAGGTGTGACAACAATGGTACCATTTCTGAAAAAATTCTTTCCAGAGATACTGAGAAAGGCTGCTAGTTCGGAAGTAAATATGTATTGCGTTTACGACAGTCAAGTGTTGACGTTGTTTACGTCTTCTCTTTACCTTGCTGGGTTGATAACATCTCTTGCAGCTAGTCGGGTGACGATGACACTGGGACGGAGAAACATCATTCTGATAGGTGGTACCATCTTTTTCGTTGGTGGTGCCCTCAATGGAGGTGCTGAAAATATTCCCATGCTCATTTTAGGTCGTATCTTACTTGGATTTGGAGTTGGTTTTACTAATCAA GCAACGCCCTTGTACCTTTCTGAAGTCGCTCCACCAAAATGGCGAGGAGCTTTCAACGCAGGCTTCCAATTCTTCCTATCACTTGGAGTGCTCGCTGCAGGCAGCGTAAACTACGGAACCGCAAAACACACGTGGGGTTGGCGAGTCTCTCTTGGCCTGGCCATGGTGCCTGCCGCAGTTATGACAATGGGTGCCTTGCTTATAACAGACACCCCAAGTAGCTTGGTTGAACGTGGCAAAATAGACCAAGCCAGAAGAGCCTTGCACAAAGCCAGAGGATCCTCCATCGATGTTGAACCCGAATTGGAAGCACTCATTAGGTTGTCAAAAATTGCAAATTCTGTAAAGCAGGAACCCTTCAAGACCATGTTTGAGAGGAAGTATCGACCCCACTTGGTCATTGGTTTTGCTATCCCTTTTTTTCATCAAATGACTGGGATTAGCATTGTGGGTTTCTATTCTCCTAACCTCTTTCGTTCAGTGGGTTTCGGACACGATGCCGCTTTACTTTCTGCCGTTATACTCGGAGCAGTCAACCTTACTTCTCTCCTTATCTCTAGTAGTATTGTTGATCGGTTTGGGCGAAGGTTATTGTTCATAACTGGTGGCATATGCATGTGTCTTTGCCAG GTTGCGGTGTCTGTTTTGCTTGCAGTGGCGACTGGTGTTGATGGTACAAAGGAAATATCGAAGAGCAATGCAGTTCTGGTGTTGGTGCTACTATGTTTCTACACTGCAGGTTATGGTTGGTCGTGGGGTCCTCTCGCCTGGCTAATTCCAAGTGAAATTTTCCCCTTAAAACTTAGAAGCACTGGACAAAGCATAGCTATTGCCGTGAAGTTCATAGTCGTATTTATATTATCCCAGACATTCTTGTCAATGCTTTGCCACCTTAAGTTTGGTGCCTTCTTGTTCTATGCGGGTTGGATTGCAGTGATGACaatctttattatatttttcttgccAGAGACAAAAGGGATTCCTTTGGAGTCAATGTACACCATATGGGGTAAACACTGGTTTTGGCGTCGGTTTGTGAAAGAAGAAGCTGACCAAGAAAATCTTCCTTGA
- the LOC137822172 gene encoding uncharacterized protein codes for MLSYRVKNVLPTVIDGSQSAFLKDRGMFDIVPMNNKVVEELMRNESSGLCLKFVSISLLVKGSLTTKFQPTRGLRQGEGLVGIVRHVLKGNLLKGVKVGRDEVESFMLQFVDDTLFLCEASFSNVFTMKDILRCYELAHGLKMNFHISNLTGINVERIALDFFAKSLN; via the exons ATGCTATCATATCGAGTTAAGAATGTCCTCCCTACGGTTATTGATGGGAGTCAATCGGCATTCTTGAAGGATAGAGGGATGTTTGATATTGTTCCAATGAACAATAAGGTAGTAGAGGAGCTCATGAGGAATGAGAGTAGTGGTTTATGTTTGAAG TTCGTGTCAATTTCACTTTTGGTTAAGGGAAGTCTTACAACAAAATTCCAACCAACGAGAGGGTTGAGGCAAGGTGAAGGTTTGGTTGGGATAGTAAGACATGTATTGAAGGGTAATTTACTTAAAGGAGTAAAGGTGGGTAGAGATGAGGTTGAGTCATTCATGCTACAATTTGTTGATGATACCCTCTTTCTATGTGAAGCATCATTCTCTAATGTGTTCACAATGAAAGACATCCTCAGATGTTATGAGCTTGCTCATGGGCTAAAAATGAACTTCCATATATCGAATTTGACAGGCATAAATGTTGAAAGGATTGCTCTTGACTTCTTCGCAAAATCTTTGAATTGA